The following coding sequences lie in one Bacteroidota bacterium genomic window:
- a CDS encoding CotH kinase family protein: MFGNLLRFSFLFLVFFTTSINAQVVINEVSSASVSTYLDEDGDQEDWIEFYNTSSTPINMQGYTINPIENGKTKSWTFPNITIKGNDYLTVFCSKKNRNAYFDHWEVPVYPQLTWKYYLGVSNPPPTWTDITFNDASWLSGMGGIGYGDGDDSTVTPPISSVFMRTSFTIADTSIIPTALLFLDFDDGFVAYLNGVEIARANVGVYGDRPNYNTWAYDEHEATVYSTGNFSAAYFVSPELVDSAIKPGLNVFSVQVHNFSSGTDDLSMIPYFLIGVNDTNITYFPFAATVNLHTSFNLNSTGQELILKYATGAIADQHIIGDMQLNNTFGRRPNGANNWYYFDSPTPDTTNNTSAFYTNYLSKPSFSLGAGFYSAPQTLSISSPTGLVRYTLDGKDPDQTSALFTGPIIIDSTRVVRARTYSSDPLQLPSEIITNTYFINENIELPVVSLTSDPYNLFDYYYGIYVMGPNADTVNVPFQGANFWQGWERPANIEYFDPNGILGFETPSSIAIQGNYSKAWPQRGFAVRTRENYKGETIDYPLFPDKPYITQYKSFNIRNAGSDWNKCHMRDRFNQKNAQKSTNLDIMDGRPCVLFINGDYWGVYELREKQDKDYIENNSGIPAEHIDFLQFDGSIIEGSNTAFLNMSSWIGANDMSIPANYNTAKSMLDIENFCDYFITETYILNIDWLGSYTNNIKFWRPNNPVGKWRYVLWDTDLSLGFAAAWGGAVSTDFLDVAINPVTPNPHSTMLSGLLENTEFKNYFVDRYADLMNTIFLPSTMQENVDAMHDEMLPEMPRHFNRWGGSFWGGLIGPAANVTEWEYEIDSLMLFATNRIGFARDQIQSQFALTKQVDVTLDAVPAGAGKIKISTITPESLPWTGVYFDGVPVTITAIANPGYEFKYWEANSNLLTNDSTASITLNIDSNDVFKAHFDILELGLNVYPNPFSNNITINFQLPKSMQVSVKLYSIIGQEIATIISPDTFHPEGSYTFNYDTNGLALAQGMYFIELKTKDFTKTVKLVRGKSN; this comes from the coding sequence ATGTTCGGCAATCTACTCCGTTTTAGCTTTTTATTTTTAGTCTTTTTTACAACTTCAATAAATGCGCAGGTAGTCATTAATGAAGTTTCCAGCGCCAGTGTATCCACATACTTGGATGAAGATGGTGACCAAGAAGACTGGATTGAATTTTACAATACCTCTTCTACGCCCATCAATATGCAAGGGTATACTATCAATCCCATTGAAAACGGCAAAACAAAATCTTGGACATTTCCCAATATCACCATCAAAGGAAACGACTATCTCACTGTATTTTGCTCCAAGAAAAACAGAAACGCTTATTTCGATCATTGGGAAGTGCCGGTATATCCGCAACTAACATGGAAATACTATTTGGGTGTTTCTAACCCGCCTCCTACCTGGACAGACATCACCTTTAATGATGCTTCTTGGCTAAGCGGAATGGGTGGCATTGGATATGGTGATGGTGACGACAGCACCGTAACACCTCCAATCAGTTCTGTCTTTATGCGAACAAGCTTTACGATTGCCGACACAAGCATCATTCCAACTGCTTTACTCTTTTTGGATTTTGATGATGGTTTTGTTGCTTATTTAAATGGCGTTGAAATTGCTCGAGCAAATGTTGGCGTTTATGGAGATCGTCCAAACTATAACACTTGGGCGTATGATGAACATGAAGCAACCGTTTATTCCACCGGTAATTTTTCTGCTGCCTATTTCGTTTCTCCGGAATTGGTTGATTCAGCCATCAAACCCGGATTAAATGTTTTTAGCGTACAAGTGCATAATTTTTCCAGCGGTACGGATGACCTTTCCATGATTCCCTATTTTTTAATTGGGGTAAACGATACAAATATTACCTATTTCCCTTTTGCAGCAACCGTAAACCTACATACAAGCTTTAATTTAAATAGTACAGGACAAGAACTTATTTTAAAATATGCAACCGGAGCAATTGCGGACCAACATATCATTGGCGATATGCAGTTGAACAATACCTTTGGAAGACGTCCAAATGGGGCAAATAATTGGTATTACTTTGATTCACCTACTCCTGATACAACAAATAACACGTCAGCTTTTTACACAAATTATTTGTCCAAACCTTCGTTTTCATTGGGAGCTGGATTTTATAGCGCACCTCAAACACTAAGCATCTCATCGCCTACAGGATTGGTGAGATATACCTTGGACGGAAAAGATCCCGACCAAACAAGCGCCTTGTTCACCGGACCAATTATCATTGACTCTACCAGAGTGGTAAGAGCACGCACCTACTCTAGCGACCCACTCCAATTACCAAGTGAAATTATCACGAATACTTATTTCATTAATGAAAACATTGAATTACCTGTTGTTTCCCTAACCAGCGACCCTTACAATCTCTTCGATTATTACTATGGAATTTATGTAATGGGACCCAATGCTGATACCGTAAACGTTCCATTTCAAGGGGCGAACTTTTGGCAAGGATGGGAACGACCTGCCAACATTGAATATTTTGACCCTAATGGAATACTAGGTTTTGAAACACCTTCCTCTATCGCTATTCAAGGTAATTATTCAAAAGCCTGGCCTCAACGTGGATTTGCTGTGCGCACCCGAGAAAACTACAAAGGTGAAACCATTGATTACCCTTTATTCCCCGACAAACCATACATCACCCAATACAAATCGTTCAACATTCGTAATGCCGGCTCCGATTGGAATAAATGTCATATGCGAGATCGATTCAACCAAAAAAATGCGCAAAAAAGTACGAACCTCGATATTATGGATGGAAGACCGTGTGTACTTTTCATTAATGGCGACTATTGGGGTGTTTATGAGCTTCGTGAAAAACAAGACAAAGACTATATTGAAAACAATAGCGGTATTCCTGCTGAACACATCGACTTTCTTCAATTTGACGGGAGTATTATCGAAGGCAGCAATACTGCATTTCTAAATATGTCCAGCTGGATTGGCGCAAATGATATGTCGATTCCTGCAAATTATAACACCGCAAAAAGCATGTTGGATATCGAAAATTTTTGTGATTACTTCATTACCGAAACGTATATTCTAAATATAGACTGGCTGGGTAGCTATACGAATAACATCAAATTCTGGCGCCCTAATAATCCCGTAGGGAAATGGCGTTATGTTTTATGGGATACCGATCTATCGTTGGGTTTTGCTGCGGCTTGGGGCGGAGCAGTGAGCACCGACTTTTTAGATGTAGCCATCAATCCTGTAACTCCAAATCCGCATTCAACGATGTTATCAGGGTTGCTTGAAAACACCGAATTCAAAAATTATTTTGTCGACCGCTATGCTGATTTAATGAATACCATCTTTTTGCCAAGCACCATGCAAGAAAATGTTGATGCAATGCATGATGAAATGTTACCTGAAATGCCTCGACATTTTAACCGCTGGGGTGGGAGCTTTTGGGGCGGATTAATTGGACCAGCAGCCAATGTAACAGAATGGGAGTATGAAATTGACTCGTTAATGCTTTTTGCTACCAACCGAATCGGATTTGCCAGAGATCAAATACAAAGTCAATTTGCTCTTACCAAACAAGTAGATGTTACATTGGACGCAGTACCTGCCGGTGCAGGTAAAATAAAGATCAGCACGATTACTCCGGAATCCCTTCCGTGGACAGGAGTCTACTTTGATGGTGTTCCTGTAACCATCACCGCCATTGCAAACCCAGGTTATGAATTCAAGTATTGGGAAGCAAATAGCAATCTTCTAACGAACGACTCTACAGCGAGTATAACACTCAACATTGACTCAAACGATGTTTTCAAAGCGCACTTTGACATTTTAGAACTTGGTTTAAATGTATATCCAAATCCATTTAGTAACAACATTACCATCAACTTCCAACTGCCAAAAAGCATGCAAGTGAGTGTTAAACTTTATTCAATAATTGGCCAGGAAATTGCAACCATCATTTCTCCTGACACCTTCCACCCAGAAGGAAGCTATACATTTAATTATGACACCAATGGTTTAGCATTAGCACAAGGAATGTATTTTATTGAATTAAAAACAAAGGATTTTACTAAAACTGTCAAATTGGTGAGAGGAAAATCGAACTAA
- a CDS encoding response regulator transcription factor gives MIKAIAIDDEVPALKIIEKFCEKTGLIELQKTFSMPNEALKHLSKFPTDLLFLDINMPSISGIELYKSIEQNTMVIFTTAYSEFAVEGFNLNAVDYLLKPYTYERFLQAVNKANDLYNAGTGIGEKNLDQYLFVRADYSLIKIAINDIVLIEGLDDYLKIHLQSNPKPIVTRMTMKGIMEKLSSKEFIRVHRSFIIPFSKIENVRKKIISIAGKEIPIGSSYEADFNAIFKK, from the coding sequence ATGATAAAAGCAATTGCAATAGACGATGAAGTTCCGGCTCTTAAAATCATTGAGAAATTTTGTGAAAAAACCGGTTTGATTGAATTACAAAAAACATTTTCGATGCCGAATGAAGCGTTGAAACACCTAAGTAAATTCCCTACCGATTTATTATTTTTAGACATCAACATGCCCTCGATTTCCGGGATTGAGTTGTACAAGTCAATTGAACAAAATACAATGGTTATTTTCACTACCGCATACAGTGAATTTGCAGTAGAAGGATTTAATTTAAATGCCGTTGATTACCTATTAAAACCCTATACCTACGAACGTTTTTTACAAGCCGTAAACAAAGCAAACGACCTTTACAATGCAGGCACCGGAATAGGAGAAAAGAACCTCGACCAATACTTATTTGTACGAGCAGACTACAGCTTAATAAAAATTGCCATCAATGATATTGTTTTGATTGAAGGATTAGACGATTATTTAAAAATCCATTTACAAAGCAATCCAAAACCCATTGTCACCCGAATGACGATGAAAGGAATTATGGAAAAACTTTCATCAAAAGAATTCATTCGCGTGCACCGTTCTTTTATCATTCCTTTCAGTAAGATAGAAAACGTTCGAAAAAAAATCATTTCGATTGCAGGAAAAGAAATTCCGATTGGAAGCAGTTACGAAGCCGATTTTAATGCCATTTTTAAAAAATAA
- a CDS encoding sensor histidine kinase, whose protein sequence is MNKKTNQVVVHLLGCAIFLALPIIFSPDLSLDFDFIHAKGFQRDLLFSIILIPYFYFSYLVLIPKLYFEKKYFPFSVINFISFVLIFALPIAAIPSTNFNSNSFDTFFIRELKIRLFQFLIVFVFSLMLKINIRLKLSEKEKLDAELAYLKAQINPHFLFNTLNSIYSLAIVQSDNVASSIVKLSNMMRYVLSESSNDYVRLEKEIEYIENFIELQQIRFGNFIQFECTITGDHKNKVIAPLILIPFIENAYKHGVNAEDNSIIKINIETTENQLLLFVKNNKVFVQRSEESESGVGVENTKNRLQMIYPGKHKLIIDNSDKEYTVSLTIDLK, encoded by the coding sequence ATGAATAAAAAAACCAATCAGGTTGTTGTCCACTTATTAGGATGTGCTATTTTTTTAGCACTTCCAATTATTTTTTCTCCTGACCTTTCATTGGATTTTGATTTTATTCATGCAAAAGGATTTCAGCGCGATTTACTCTTCTCAATCATTCTTATACCTTATTTCTATTTTAGTTATCTTGTATTAATTCCGAAACTCTATTTCGAAAAAAAATATTTTCCATTTTCAGTCATCAACTTTATTTCCTTTGTTTTAATTTTTGCCTTACCCATTGCAGCAATCCCTTCAACAAACTTTAACAGCAACTCCTTTGATACATTTTTCATTCGAGAATTAAAAATTCGATTGTTTCAGTTTTTAATTGTTTTTGTTTTTTCATTAATGCTAAAAATCAATATCCGATTAAAATTATCTGAAAAAGAAAAACTAGATGCCGAGTTGGCCTACCTAAAAGCTCAGATCAATCCTCACTTTTTGTTCAACACATTAAACAGCATCTATTCGTTAGCAATTGTTCAGTCCGACAATGTTGCATCCTCCATTGTGAAGCTGTCTAATATGATGCGCTATGTTTTAAGCGAAAGCTCGAACGACTACGTTCGTCTGGAAAAAGAAATCGAATACATCGAAAATTTTATTGAACTCCAACAAATTCGCTTTGGCAATTTTATTCAATTTGAATGCACCATCACAGGGGATCACAAAAACAAAGTGATTGCCCCATTGATTCTAATTCCATTTATTGAAAATGCGTATAAACATGGTGTAAATGCTGAAGACAACTCCATCATCAAAATCAATATTGAAACTACAGAAAACCAATTACTTCTATTCGTAAAAAACAACAAAGTTTTTGTACAGCGTAGTGAAGAATCAGAAAGCGGAGTGGGTGTGGAAAATACAAAAAATCGACTGCAGATGATTTACCCCGGCAAACACAAACTAATAATAGACAACTCAGATAAAGAATATACTGTTTCACTAACCATTGACCTGAAATGA
- a CDS encoding CotH kinase family protein has protein sequence MKLKKLLPVFIIACTLFAQKSKGQTEGDLFFGQAIVHDVYMTFPQTNYWDSLVAYKPLDLYLKGDVTIDGVLYSNVGIKFKGNSSYSNPSTKKPFKIDMNEYVVGQNVDGLKKFNLNNGFKDPSFMREKLALDFYNEHGLAAPRCAYTRVYLNGIYWGLYMFVEEADKTFLDDDDRFGNKQGNMFKGDPTGDLRWYGSSPTSYYSKYELHTNETANDWTDLVHFIDKINNSGANFQDSLETVLNTSSFIRHWAAMNMFVNLDSYIGSGHNYFIYHDTLSDKFEWVSWDANESFGNFNMGLTNTQLKNLSMFHVSMPSSNRPLVQKMLTVPTYKNTLVDVFCQWLQYDFSNAALDSKIDSLANAIRTDVYADAIKFFSNVDFETNLTSDVGMIMGIKSFITERRNALMSELFTNGCYVGLNENSVNEAVISVFPNPTIDFITIDFNPSSNNNTIRIYNAIGQELLHQNTTSLSEKIDISHFAEGMYLIKINEDSYHKIQKIK, from the coding sequence ATGAAATTAAAAAAGCTACTCCCGGTTTTTATAATTGCTTGCACCCTATTCGCGCAGAAATCTAAAGGCCAAACAGAAGGCGACCTGTTTTTCGGACAAGCAATTGTACATGATGTATACATGACCTTTCCACAAACCAATTATTGGGATTCGTTAGTTGCATACAAACCACTCGACCTCTACCTAAAAGGAGATGTAACCATTGATGGTGTTCTTTATTCGAATGTGGGAATTAAATTCAAAGGCAATTCTTCGTATTCAAATCCAAGTACAAAAAAACCATTCAAAATAGATATGAATGAATATGTTGTCGGGCAGAATGTTGACGGATTAAAAAAATTCAACTTAAACAACGGTTTCAAAGATCCTTCGTTCATGCGAGAAAAACTGGCTCTAGATTTTTATAACGAACATGGTTTAGCCGCTCCTAGATGTGCTTACACGCGCGTCTATTTAAATGGCATCTACTGGGGATTATATATGTTTGTAGAAGAAGCAGATAAAACATTTTTAGATGATGACGATCGATTTGGAAACAAGCAAGGCAATATGTTTAAAGGCGATCCAACTGGAGATTTAAGATGGTATGGAAGTTCTCCTACCTCTTATTATTCCAAATACGAATTACATACAAATGAAACTGCTAACGATTGGACCGACTTGGTGCACTTCATTGATAAAATTAACAACAGCGGAGCAAATTTTCAGGATTCACTCGAAACGGTTTTAAATACAAGTAGTTTTATTAGACATTGGGCTGCAATGAATATGTTTGTTAATCTCGACTCTTATATTGGTAGCGGACACAACTACTTTATCTATCATGATACCCTTTCAGATAAATTTGAATGGGTAAGTTGGGATGCCAACGAATCGTTTGGCAATTTTAATATGGGATTAACAAACACCCAACTTAAAAACCTCAGCATGTTCCATGTTTCAATGCCTTCCAGCAACCGACCATTGGTTCAAAAAATGTTAACAGTACCAACGTATAAAAACACTTTGGTGGATGTTTTCTGTCAATGGTTGCAATATGACTTCAGCAATGCAGCATTGGATTCAAAAATCGACTCGTTAGCCAATGCGATTCGAACCGATGTTTATGCCGATGCAATAAAGTTCTTTTCGAATGTTGACTTTGAAACAAATCTCACCTCCGATGTAGGTATGATTATGGGAATTAAATCCTTTATTACAGAAAGAAGAAACGCATTAATGAGTGAACTCTTTACAAATGGCTGTTATGTTGGACTAAACGAAAACAGTGTAAACGAAGCCGTAATAAGCGTATTCCCAAATCCAACAATCGACTTCATAACAATTGATTTTAATCCAAGTTCAAACAACAACACCATCCGAATTTACAATGCAATTGGACAAGAATTACTCCACCAAAACACAACTTCTCTTTCCGAAAAAATTGACATTTCGCATTTTGCTGAAGGAATGTACTTGATAAAAATAAACGAGGACAGTTATCACAAGATTCAAAAAATAAAGTAA
- a CDS encoding cytidine deaminase has product MIKKELKIAFTEYDSELELTAVEQELLRKAREASDLAYAPYSNFYVGAALLLENGVIVSGNNQENVAYPSGLCAERVAIYAAGAHYPNVAIKTIAITCKSKQFHVSEPLSPCGACRQAISEYEMRHSQNIRIILAGETGKIRVMDSIADLLPFMFKAEALKKG; this is encoded by the coding sequence ATGATAAAAAAGGAATTGAAAATTGCGTTTACAGAATACGATTCGGAGCTGGAGTTAACGGCTGTCGAGCAAGAATTGCTTAGAAAGGCACGTGAAGCTAGTGATTTAGCCTATGCTCCGTATTCAAATTTTTATGTAGGTGCCGCGCTTTTGCTCGAAAATGGCGTGATTGTAAGTGGAAATAATCAGGAAAATGTAGCCTATCCAAGTGGATTATGTGCAGAGCGAGTGGCGATTTATGCAGCGGGAGCTCATTATCCGAATGTGGCCATCAAAACCATCGCGATTACATGCAAATCAAAGCAATTTCATGTGTCTGAACCCCTTTCTCCATGCGGTGCTTGCCGCCAAGCCATATCGGAATATGAAATGCGTCACAGTCAAAATATTCGAATCATTTTGGCTGGAGAAACCGGGAAAATAAGGGTAATGGATAGCATTGCCGACTTATTACCTTTTATGTTTAAGGCCGAAGCGCTAAAAAAAGGCTGA
- the pdhA gene encoding pyruvate dehydrogenase (acetyl-transferring) E1 component subunit alpha gives MEKVVSKTKKAAPVAATKSTTKFSKETYIKWYESMLLMRKFEEKTGHLYIQQKIRGFCHLYIGQEALVAGSESVLRREDRVITAYRDHAHPIGRGLHPKYIMAEMMAKVTGCSKGKGGSMHIFSKEFNFFGGHGIVGGQIPLGAGIAFADKYNGNDNVTLCYMGDGAVRQGALHEAFNMAMLWKLPVIFIIENNNYAMGTSVERTSNVHDLWKLGLSYDMPSYAVDGMTCEAVHEAVEEAVNRARKGDGPTLLEMKTYRYKGHSMSDAQSYRTKDEVKEYQAQDPIEKVLATIKKNNWMSEKEIEAAEQKVDDIVAESVKFGEDSPYPTPDELFKDVYTQDDYPYIVE, from the coding sequence ATGGAAAAAGTAGTGAGTAAAACGAAAAAAGCAGCGCCTGTGGCAGCAACTAAATCAACAACGAAATTCAGCAAAGAAACCTACATCAAGTGGTATGAGTCGATGTTGCTGATGCGTAAATTCGAAGAGAAAACCGGACATTTATATATCCAACAAAAAATTCGTGGATTCTGTCACTTATACATCGGGCAAGAGGCTTTGGTAGCAGGTTCTGAATCTGTTTTACGCAGAGAAGATCGTGTGATAACTGCATACCGTGATCATGCTCATCCGATTGGAAGAGGATTACATCCGAAATACATTATGGCAGAAATGATGGCGAAGGTAACCGGCTGCTCAAAAGGCAAAGGTGGTTCGATGCACATCTTTTCTAAAGAATTTAATTTCTTTGGTGGTCATGGTATTGTAGGCGGACAAATTCCGTTGGGTGCAGGTATTGCATTTGCAGATAAATACAATGGAAACGACAATGTAACTTTGTGTTACATGGGCGATGGAGCCGTACGTCAGGGTGCTTTGCACGAAGCGTTTAATATGGCTATGCTTTGGAAATTGCCAGTGATTTTTATCATCGAAAATAATAATTATGCAATGGGTACTTCAGTTGAACGTACATCCAATGTGCATGATTTATGGAAATTGGGTTTGTCATACGATATGCCTTCTTATGCTGTAGATGGTATGACATGTGAAGCTGTTCATGAAGCAGTGGAAGAGGCGGTTAACCGTGCACGAAAAGGTGATGGTCCAACATTGTTGGAAATGAAAACCTATCGTTACAAAGGTCACTCGATGAGTGATGCACAAAGTTACCGTACAAAAGATGAAGTGAAAGAATATCAAGCACAAGATCCGATTGAAAAAGTATTGGCGACCATCAAAAAAAATAATTGGATGAGTGAAAAAGAGATTGAAGCCGCAGAACAAAAAGTGGATGATATCGTTGCAGAATCAGTGAAGTTTGGAGAAGACTCTCCATATCCAACTCCGGATGAATTATTTAAAGATGTGTATACGCAAGATGATTATCCGTATATCGTTGAATAA
- a CDS encoding 2-oxo acid dehydrogenase subunit E2, which translates to MAEVVRMPKLSDTMTDGVVAKWHKKVGDKVKSGELLADIETDKATMEFESFQNGILLHVGVQEGKGAPVDSILAILGKEGEDITALLAADAGNGVESKAAVQSSKLESSKVESSVAEKKIEVKIPDTVQIVRMPKLSDTMTEGVVAKWHKKVGDKVKSGELLADIQTDKATMEFESFQDGVILHIGVQEGKGAPVDSILAILGKGGEDVAAIIAAEANKSAAPAVKEEVKVTENKSATPAVTKVAATTVSKTTANGDRMKISPLAKKLAEDKGISVSALKGSGDNGRIIKRDIDNFQSNGAQSTFVGVEGFTEEPVSQMRKVIAKRLGESKFTAPHFYLTMEIDMDEAIKAREAINTVAGLKISFNDMVIKAVAATLRKHPKVNSSWLGDRIRYNNHIHIGVAIAVEEGLLVPVVRFADGKTLTQIGTEVRNYAVKAREKKLQPSDWEGNTFTISNLGMFGIDEFTAIINPPDACILAVGGIKQTPVVKNGQIVPGNIMKVTLSCDHRVVDGAVGSAFLQTLKHNLENPVLMLGASSI; encoded by the coding sequence ATGGCTGAAGTAGTACGAATGCCCAAATTAAGTGATACCATGACAGATGGCGTGGTTGCGAAATGGCATAAAAAAGTAGGTGATAAAGTGAAGTCGGGTGAATTGTTGGCTGATATCGAAACAGACAAAGCAACCATGGAATTTGAATCCTTTCAAAATGGTATTCTACTTCATGTGGGGGTGCAAGAAGGGAAAGGGGCACCGGTTGATTCAATCCTTGCTATTTTGGGAAAAGAAGGAGAAGACATAACCGCTTTATTAGCTGCTGATGCAGGAAATGGAGTGGAGAGTAAAGCGGCAGTTCAAAGTTCAAAGTTGGAAAGTTCAAAAGTTGAGTCGTCAGTTGCTGAGAAAAAAATTGAAGTAAAAATTCCGGATACCGTTCAAATTGTACGCATGCCGAAATTGAGTGATACCATGACTGAAGGCGTTGTTGCGAAATGGCATAAAAAGGTAGGAGATAAAGTGAAGTCTGGTGAATTGCTTGCAGATATTCAAACAGATAAAGCTACGATGGAATTTGAATCGTTTCAGGATGGTGTGATTTTGCATATTGGTGTGCAAGAAGGAAAAGGTGCCCCGGTAGATTCGATTTTAGCAATTTTAGGAAAGGGTGGAGAAGATGTTGCAGCAATTATTGCTGCTGAGGCCAATAAGTCTGCTGCGCCAGCTGTTAAAGAAGAAGTAAAAGTTACAGAAAATAAATCTGCTACTCCTGCTGTTACAAAAGTAGCAGCAACGACCGTTTCAAAAACAACTGCAAATGGTGATCGAATGAAGATTTCTCCATTGGCAAAAAAATTAGCAGAAGATAAAGGGATTAGTGTTTCTGCCTTGAAAGGCAGTGGTGATAATGGACGAATCATCAAACGCGATATTGATAATTTCCAATCAAATGGTGCACAATCAACATTTGTTGGTGTGGAAGGCTTTACCGAAGAGCCAGTTTCACAAATGCGTAAAGTGATTGCAAAACGTTTGGGTGAAAGTAAATTTACAGCTCCTCATTTCTATTTAACAATGGAGATTGATATGGATGAAGCAATCAAAGCACGTGAAGCCATCAATACTGTTGCAGGATTAAAAATTTCGTTTAACGACATGGTGATAAAAGCAGTTGCTGCTACTTTGCGTAAACATCCGAAAGTAAATTCATCATGGTTGGGCGATCGTATTCGTTATAACAATCATATCCATATTGGTGTTGCCATTGCCGTTGAAGAAGGATTATTGGTTCCAGTAGTACGTTTTGCAGATGGTAAAACATTAACACAAATTGGTACGGAGGTGCGCAACTACGCTGTGAAAGCACGTGAGAAAAAATTACAACCAAGCGATTGGGAAGGAAATACATTTACCATCTCTAATTTAGGAATGTTTGGAATCGATGAATTTACTGCAATTATCAATCCTCCGGATGCTTGTATTTTAGCCGTGGGTGGAATCAAGCAAACTCCGGTGGTGAAAAACGGACAAATCGTTCCGGGCAACATAATGAAGGTAACCTTGTCGTGTGATCACCGAGTAGTGGATGGAGCGGTAGGATCAGCATTCTTGCAAACGTTGAAACACAATTTGGAAAATCCGGTGTTGATGTTGGGCGCAAGTTCGATATAA
- a CDS encoding acyltransferase — translation MKAKLQPSSSINYFAGMDVLRFICATGVIFHHATQTLSDKGIPTKAAEIHHYSGSFFLDVFFIISGFLISLILMKEFELGTFSLKNFFMRRIIRIWPLYFLAVIVKIWLLPALSGMSAAHIQTNLLYAFTFTINYQLIFQEVVKTYSILWSICIEEHIYLLLPFLLLLFKHKFKTLSYALIITGLISWLYFFRMQTEGHYSYAYFVSTSYFYYFGIGMLIACIRNGTISGKAYEKTLFAPWVQLVVCFVFFGFVFNGWGNHKSIISILLFTGLFGCYLVWAATQENFIFKLKPKMSKYLGNISYAMYITHIITIGIAIAYFKKNTTHFSEIKLGWGLPIMAVVLSMGFSTVLYYFFEKPILKLKKKFTTVVNKE, via the coding sequence TTGAAAGCGAAACTACAACCTTCATCTTCTATTAATTATTTTGCAGGGATGGATGTGCTTCGTTTTATTTGTGCTACCGGGGTTATCTTTCATCATGCCACTCAAACATTGAGTGATAAAGGGATTCCTACTAAAGCGGCAGAAATTCATCATTATTCGGGTTCATTTTTTTTAGATGTTTTTTTTATCATCTCCGGTTTTCTAATCTCATTGATTTTGATGAAAGAATTTGAATTAGGAACCTTTTCGCTAAAAAACTTTTTCATGCGAAGGATTATTCGCATCTGGCCATTATACTTTTTGGCGGTGATTGTAAAAATTTGGTTGTTGCCTGCCTTGAGTGGTATGTCGGCAGCTCATATCCAAACAAATTTATTGTATGCCTTCACCTTCACCATTAATTATCAATTAATCTTTCAGGAAGTTGTAAAAACATATTCCATCTTATGGTCGATCTGTATTGAAGAGCACATTTATTTACTCTTGCCTTTTTTGCTTTTACTTTTCAAACACAAGTTTAAAACTTTGTCTTACGCTTTAATAATTACAGGTTTAATTTCCTGGTTGTATTTTTTTAGAATGCAAACCGAAGGGCACTATTCCTACGCTTATTTTGTTAGTACAAGCTACTTTTATTATTTCGGAATTGGAATGTTGATTGCTTGTATTCGAAACGGAACTATTTCGGGTAAAGCTTATGAAAAAACATTGTTTGCTCCGTGGGTTCAACTGGTAGTTTGTTTTGTTTTCTTTGGGTTTGTATTTAACGGGTGGGGCAATCATAAATCCATCATTAGTATTCTGCTTTTTACCGGACTCTTTGGTTGTTATTTAGTGTGGGCTGCAACACAGGAAAATTTTATTTTCAAATTGAAACCGAAGATGTCAAAATATCTTGGTAACATATCCTATGCGATGTACATTACACATATTATCACCATTGGTATTGCCATTGCCTATTTTAAAAAGAATACCACACATTTTTCAGAAATCAAATTGGGCTGGGGTTTGCCAATCATGGCAGTCGTTTTGAGTATGGGCTTTTCTACGGTATTGTATTACTTTTTTGAAAAACCGATTTTGAAATTGAAAAAGAAATTTACAACAGTCGTAAATAAAGAATAA